A portion of the Perognathus longimembris pacificus isolate PPM17 chromosome 20, ASM2315922v1, whole genome shotgun sequence genome contains these proteins:
- the Zfand6 gene encoding AN1-type zinc finger protein 6 — MAQETNHSQVPMLCSTGCGFYGNPRTNGMCSVCYKEHLQRQNSSNGRISPPATSVSSLSESLPVQCTDGGGPETQSTLDSTSSSVQPSPVSNQSLLSESVASSQVDSSSVDKAVPETEDLQGPRAEGLVPLECDPPSSLADTAQQPSEEQSKSLEKPKQKKNRCFMCRKKVGLTGFECRCGNVYCGVHRYSDVHNCSYNYKADAAEKIRKENPVVVGEKIQKI, encoded by the exons atggctcaagagaccaATCACAGCCAAGTGCCTATGCTTTGTTCTACTGGCTGCGGATTTTATGGGAACCCTCGCACAAACGGCATGTGCTCAGTGTGCTACAAAGAACATCTTCAAAGACAGAACAGTAGTAATGGTAGAATAAGCCCACCTG CAACTTCTGTCAGTAGTCTGTCTGAATCTTTACCAGTTCAGTGCACGGATGGCGGTGGCCCGGAAACGCAGTCAACCTTGGACTCCACATCTTCGTCTGTGCAGCCAAG CCCCGTATCAAATCAGTCACTTTTATCAGAGTCTGTCGCGTCTTCCCAAGTGGACAGTTCGTCTGTGGACAAAGCAGTACCAGAAACGGAAGATCTGCAAG GACCCAGAGCAGAGGGCCTTGTTCCTCTTGAATGTGATCCTCCAT CTTCACTAGCAGATACAGCACAGCAGCCATCTGAAGAGCAAAGCAAGTCTCTCgagaaaccaaaacagaaaaagaatcgCTGTTTCATGTGCAGAAAGAAAGTGGGCCTTACTG GGTTTGAATGCCGGTGTGGAAATGTTTACTGTGGTGTGCATCGCTATTCAGATGTACACAACTGCTCTTACAATTACAAGGCTGATGCTGCagagaaaatcagaaaagaaaatccagtagTTGTTGGTGAAAAGATCCAGAAGATTTGA